The segment TCATCGGTTAACAGATTAAGCGTAATACCGATATCTGCCATATTGGCTTGGATCAGTTCCGCGGTTTTTCTCGGGCTAGGATTATAAGAGCGAGGCTCAAGCGGTACGAGCATATTCAGTGTCAGTCCATCGGCATAACCCGCATCACGTAATAGCGCAATCGCATAGTTGCGATCATAACGTACTTGGATACTGTCGCCATTATAGGCCCAAGAGTTTTGTGGCAGAACTGAGAAGGCTTGGCTACCTGTGCCGTAATAAACCGAATCGAGGATATTTTGACGATTGATTGCGTGGTTTAGCGCACGTCTTACTCGTACATCACTTAGTGCTGGATGCTCAGTATTCACCGCAATGTATGAGATGTTCATTGCTGGCTTGGCTGTGAGTGTTAACTGTTCATGCGCTTCGATAGTCGGAATTTGGCTAGAGCGTGGAGAGGTCAATACATCACATTCGTTGCGCAGTAATTTTGCCAGTGTGCCGGTGCCACGGTGGGAGATATCAAACACCACTTGCTTCATCTTCGCTTTACCAGCCCAATAATTATCGTGACGTTTTAAACGAACAAGATCGTTGACTTGGTAGTCATCTAAGTAGAAAGGACCCGTACCGACCGGCTTGCTATCTAAGAAGCTCAATTCATCGCTCATCAGCAGTTGGTCGGCATACTCTTTCGAGTGAATGACGGCATGGCTGGTGGCGATATTAGACAAGAATGTATTGTCAGGCTTAGCGAGAATAAATTTAACTCGATAGTCATCTAACTTAACCACGTCCAGCAAAAGGTTTTGAAAGTCGATACCATTAAACCAAGGGTAGCCGCTGCCAACATGATGAAAAGGGTGGTTAGGATCGATAATGCGACGGAAGCTAAACACCACATCATCTGCGTTTAGTGGGCGTGTTGGTGTGAACCAATCGGTGGTTTGAAAAGCGACATTCGGTTTTAACGTGAACTGATATTCCGTGCCTGCTTCATTCACCTGCCAGCTTTCCGCAATACTTGGCTTAGGT is part of the Vibrio ponticus genome and harbors:
- a CDS encoding ABC transporter substrate-binding protein, whose protein sequence is MRAIIQLTISFFAAGLLAGCGEEISHEKARQTGFVFCGQAGPATFNPQLVDSGITSETLSSQLFDTLLTLDSKTYQPKPSIAESWQVNEAGTEYQFTLKPNVAFQTTDWFTPTRPLNADDVVFSFRRIIDPNHPFHHVGSGYPWFNGIDFQNLLLDVVKLDDYRVKFILAKPDNTFLSNIATSHAVIHSKEYADQLLMSDELSFLDSKPVGTGPFYLDDYQVNDLVRLKRHDNYWAGKAKMKQVVFDISHRGTGTLAKLLRNECDVLTSPRSSQIPTIEAHEQLTLTAKPAMNISYIAVNTEHPALSDVRVRRALNHAINRQNILDSVYYGTGSQAFSVLPQNSWAYNGDSIQVRYDRNYAIALLRDAGYADGLTLNMLVPLEPRSYNPSPRKTAELIQANMADIGITLNLLTDDRFSGVANENSDKIDLYLTGWIADTGDPDNFLRPLLSCNAELAGPNISSWCNPDFDFLLDLALEVETPRYRINLYKQAQNILNSEFPVIPLNHGMQFQAHDSSLVGFKMSPFNAQPFDQVERIR